Proteins encoded within one genomic window of Haematobia irritans isolate KBUSLIRL chromosome 5, ASM5000362v1, whole genome shotgun sequence:
- the Klp98A gene encoding kinesin-like protein 98A isoform X2 — MSSSIKVAVRVRPFNSREEDMDAVCIVEMDNKKTRLSKPKLQAQRDAGRENYHDFTFDYSYWSFDKNDNHFATQEQVYNDLGTDVIDCAFQGYNACVFAYGQTGSGKTFTMMGAPDNPGLIPRICSELFARMRVGQESGTGYKTHASYLEIYNERVKDLLGPQTNAHGLRVREHRTLGPYVENLSQHSVADFDEIQECITRGNIQRTTASTNMNDTSSRSHAIFTITFVQAGYMNDMPSETVSKIHLVDLAGSERANATGATGQRLKEGAHINKSLVTLGSVISALAEQTTANGSTSKRVLYIPYRDSILTWLLKDSLGGNSKTIMIAALSPADCNYSETLSTLRYANRAKNIINKPTINEDPNVKLIRELRDEINKLKSMLSGDLQTLQPSLKMLEDLQKKEAQEKVLTEEWTEKWKEAQSILQEQKSLGLRKSGVGVVLDSEMPHLIGIHNDITTGVTLYSLKEGETFIGTDEAEIPPDIELTGDGIRPQHCTIILKDGICTLHPSPLAQCWLNAHLIDEPTNISQGDIILLGRTNIFRFNNPTEAARLRKEYNRSQLDMSRLSLITSSRENLLTSSFCLDDDSNSSMSGSMISSPSKRNDRQYYPTKPMSRDDPELQDENRKILETIENALKQLNIERVQMHDQYKTKVQKLTDELRQLEKEEKNSLDLLRCREEELLARKDMLLWEKNNEKVQIDIKVDPSTPLSDELLLQAAESLDLFASQFIKDTVRRNNDDIRRLDEQVANKESILSSSTAKIAQVDENLLQIEEELQKLLLERKHKEMDNENQLALKKESLQLQLSKKGTTDMNVQTESDVSYSTCDTFHTAQTNLSSNLSSPTIADDDITPLSNCTLSSGGEIEDDDDTISDSGIRKSKTSSPTSSTTNSTEPNSTSSAAASGSHKKLIGLPNAVMSDSGVCLDPIRGMNSVKAPGDLTKLNSTANGFKGENVHCNSDDETASCSSCEINPNIDSLHSHCPMHNLRRKIAAQKALIMKNLEMNVNKAKLDEQIAELQDLQKRYVIMEKQALENVNSIEDHHLCCNPIQDYDHNEDDNNESNAPTEGTSSYMMPSMTRSWPSVRDDYAETEHFITVPTFVIRGAGKQTHYEYEVRIALPDGKLNILRRYSRFRELHMSMKNLYGAKIAALPFPRRELFASNSEAVAKHRRRLLELYLRRLFVVCSRIPQCPIYEGPGAPGLTRKTLADFSPFFKKGLFENGRHGTG; from the exons ATGTCTTCGTCCATAAAAGTTGCAGTAAGGGTTCGCCCTTTCAATTCAAG GGAGGAGGATATGGACGCAGTTTGTATCGTTGAAATGGACAATAAGAAAACTCGACTGTCAAAACCGAAATTACAAGCTCAAAGAGATGCTGGACGGGAAAACTACCACGATTTCACATTTGACTATTCATATTGGTCTTTCGACAAAAACGATAACCATTTTGCTACACAGGAACAAGTTTACAATGATTTGGGAACAGATGTAATAGATTGTGCGTTTCAAG GTTACAATGCCTGCGTTTTTGCCTATGGACAGACCGGGTCAGGTAAAACATTCACCATGATGGGTGCCCCAGATAATCCCGGGCTTATACCAAGAATTTGCTCTGAACTGTTTGCGAGAATGCGAGTTGGTCAAGAATCTGGCACTGGCTATAAAACTCATGCCAGCTACTTGGAAATTTACAATGAACGTGTCAAAGATCTTCTGGGCCCTCAAACCAATGCTCATGGGCTCCGAGTACGTGAACATCGCACATTGGGTCCATATGTGGAAAATTTGTCTCAACATTCCGTGgctgatttcgatgaaattcagGAGTGCATTACACGAGGAAATATACAACGCACAACAGCTAGCACCAATATGAACGATACAAGTAGTCGTAGTCACGCAATATTCACTATTACCTTTGTGCAGGCCGGCTACATGAATGACATGCCGAGTGAAACTGTTTCCAAAATTCATTTGGTCGATTTGGCTGGAAG TGAACGAGCAAATGCCACCGGAGCTACGGGACAGCGACTGAAAGAAGGAGCCCACATTAATAAATCTTTGGTGACATTAGGAAG cGTTATATCCGCCTTGGCTGAACAAACCACTGCCAATGGAAGTACCTCAAAACGGGTGCTCTATATACCCTATAGGGATTCTATCCTAACTTGGCTTCTAAAGGATAGCTTGGGAGGAAACAGCAAGACTATAATGATAGCCGCCCTTTCCCCTGCAGACTGTAATTACAGTGAGACCTTGAGCACCCTACGTTATGCGAATAGAGCCAAGAACATTATTAACAAACCAACAATTAACGAAGATCCCAATGTCAAACTTATTCGAGAATTAAGAGATGAAATCAATAAGTTGAAATCGATGTTAAGTGGCGATCTG CAAACGTTGCAACCTTCGCTAAAGATGTTGGAAGATCTACAGAAAAAGGAGGCACAAGAAAAAGTTCTCACCGAAGAATGGACAGAGAAGTGGAAAGAAGCCCAATCTATTTTGCAAGAGCAAAAAAGTTTGGGACTACGAAAATCAGGTGTGGGCGTAGTATTGGACTCGGAAATGCCACATCTTATTGGTATTCACAATGACATAACCACAGGTGTGACTTTGTATAGCCTCAAGGAAGGGGAAACATTCATTGGTACAGACGAGGCTGAAATACCACCAGATATCGAATTAACCGGCGATGGTATACGACCCCAACATTGCACCATCATTCTAAAGGACGGCATTTGTACGTTACATCCCTCACCATTGGCCCAGTGTTGGCTTAATGCTCATTTGATCGACGAACCCACAAATATATCTCAGGGCGATATAATATTGCTAGGCCGAACAAACATTTTCCGTTTTAACAATCCCACTGAAGCCGCTCGTCTACGCAAGGAATACAATCGTTCCCAGCTGGATATGTCGCGGCTATCACTTATAACATCATCCCGAGAGAATCTGTTAACATCTAGCTTTTGCTTAGATGACGACTCAAATTCTTCGATGAGCGGTAGTATGATATCATCTCCATCAAAGAGAAATGATAGGCAATATTATCCCACTAAACCAATGTCTCGTGATGATCCCGAGTTGCAGGACGAAAatcgtaaaattttggaaactatTGAGAATGCATTAAAACAATTGAACATCGAGCGAGTTCAAATGCATGACCAGTACAAGACCAAAGTCCAAAAGTTGACCGATGAATTAAGACAATTGGAAAAGGAGGAGAAGAACAGTTTAGATCTATTAAGGTGTCGTGAGGAAGAACTTCTGGCTCGAAAGGATATGTTGTTGTGGGAGAAAAACAACGAGAAAGTGCAG ATCGACATAAAAGTGGATCCGTCGACTCCATTATCAGACGAATTGTTATTGCAGGCAGCTGAATCGTTGGACCTATTCGCATCGCAATTCATTAAGGATACCGTCAGAAGAAAT AATGATGATATACGCCGCTTGGACGAGCAAGTGGCCAATAAAGAATCTATTTTGAGTTCAAGCACGGCAAAAATCGCCCAGGTCGATGAAAATCTTTTGCAAATTGAAGAAGAATTGCAAAAGCTATTACTGGAACGCAAGCACAAAGAAATGGACAATGAAAATCAGCTGGCGTTGAAAAAGGAGAG CTTGCAATTGCAACTATCGAAAAAAGGCACGACCGATATGAATGTGCAGACCGAGAGCGACGTCTCATATTCCACATGCGACACATTCCATACTGCTCAAACTAACTTGAGTTCGAATCTTAGTTCACCTACAATAGCAGATGACGACATTACTCCCCTCAGTAATTGTACATTGTCTTCCGGAGGGGAAATTGAGGATGATGACGACACCATTTCCGATTCAGGTATTAGGAAATCGAAGACTTCCTCACCCACATCGTCAACAACGAACAGCACAGAGCCGAATTCGACCAGTAGTGCTGCTGCAAGTGGCAGCCACAAAAAGTTAATCGGACTACCAAACGCTGTAATGAGTGATAGTGGTGTTTGTTTGGATCCTATACGAGGCATGAATTCTGTAAAGGCTCCTGGAGATTTGACGAAACTTAATTCGACCGCCAATGGCTTTAAGGGTGAAAATGTCCATTGCAATTCAGACGACGAAACAGCATCTTGTTCTTCCTGTGAGATAAACCCCAATATTGATAGTTTACACTCTCATTGTCCCATGCACAATCTGAGGCGTAAAATTGCTGCCCAGAAGGCATTAATAATGAAAAATCTTGAAATGAATGTAAATAAAGCTAAACTAGACGAGCAAATAGCCGAGTTGCAAGATCTTCAAAAACGTTATGTTATAATGGAAAAACAAGCACTGGAAAATGTTAATAGCATCGAAGATCATCACCTATGTTGTAATCCTATACAAGACTATGATCACAACGAAGATGACAATAATGAGAGCAATGCTCCCACAGAAGGTACATCGTCCTATATGATGCCCAGTATGACAAGGTCTTGGCCATCGGTTAGGGATGATTACG CTGAGactgaacattttattaccgTACCAACGTTTGTCATAAGAGGGGCAGGCAAACAAACTCACTATGAGTATGAAGTGCGTATAGCATTGCCCGATGGAAAATTGAATATATTGCGGCGTTACAGTCGCTTTCGAGAGCTACATATGAGCATGAAGAATCTCTATGGTGCCAAG ATTGCCGCATTACCCTTCCCTCGAAGAGAGTTGTTCGCCTCTAATAGTGAGGCGGTTGCCAAACATCGACGTCGTTTGTTAGAACTCTATTTGCGACGCCTTTTTGTTGTATGCTCGAGAATACCCCAATGTCCCATATACGAAGGTCCTGGAGCTCCTGGCCTCACACGAAAAACTTTAGCCGACTTCTCGCCGTTTTTCAAAAAGGGGCTCTTCGAGAACGGCAGGCACGGGACGGGATAA
- the LOC142240976 gene encoding trafficking protein particle complex subunit 2-like protein, with protein MAVCVSIIGKDNAPLYLSTTDMEKELELQYRVHAALDVVEEKCQTTGKGTPETKELYLGLLYATETHKIYGFVTNTKIKFILVIDSGNIALRENEVRAMFRNLHMLYTDAVCNPFFLPGEPLNSKKFDRSIQKLMSGNI; from the exons ATGGCTGTTTGTGTTTCCATAATCGGGAAAGAT AACGCCCCACTTTATCTGTCCACGACAGACATGGAAAAAGAACTCGAATTGCAATATCGCGTTCATGCAGCCTTGGATGTGGTGGAAGAGAAATGTCAAACGACTGGGAAAGGTACGCCAGAAACAAAAGAGCTCTATTTGGGACTTTTGTATGCCACAGAAACGCATAAAAT ATATGGATTTGTGACAAatacgaaaattaaatttatcttgGTAATCGATTCTGGGAACATTGCTTTAAGGGAAAATGAAGTGAGAGCG atgttCCGGAATCTACATATGCTTTACACAGATGCGGTGTGCAATCCATTCTTCTTACCTGGAGAACCACTTAATTCAAA aaaatttgatcGATCTATCCAAAAGCTAATGAGTGGTAACATTTGA
- the LOC142240185 gene encoding uncharacterized protein LOC142240185, with product MDSCGESPDNDVQNQYFTHNEYYKSTCGGGIGRNIPEVLNSRLITRAMPEMYPQVKEILTAFAKSLPSSQSRKVCLSYDEINVTADIDDDTRLCRIFALNGIGSDWQCILSYDIIENGLNTIGRLKNSIAQRINVAYECGFDVICVFADQCPISQKLYSICKTFNSGDNFKAKYLPQLSSCNPLDKQIWFIQAINVKGHFDVDCDMITRAKNFYPEACVNHFRPKGYYYGIRDFEAVQNVFANGIINKIKEIKSESETKAKTVEFLERMKAFVECFSNLSRDNYESVLNEWIIFFNSHGCSKVKSCLSGFKFTADDCFNCNEDIYSIDIQKCFTEWIEELFFYIRSYPFTTKLTLDVLRFHIGRILSSYIAKGTVRVQLCANSKFLLNEIKYYGIKTSYLQNITPS from the exons ATGGACTCTTGTGGGGAATCACCTGATAATGATGTGCAGAATCAATATTTTACTCACAACGAATACTATAAGAGCACTTGTGGAGGGG gtaTTGGTCGCAATATTCCTGAAGTACTTAATTCTAGGCTCATTACTCGAGCTATGCCAGAAATGTATCCACaagttaaagaaatactaacagCATTTGCGAAAAGTCTGCCGTCGTCGCAAAGTCGCAAAGTTTGTTTATCGTATGACGAAATCAATGTAACGGCTGATATTGACGATGATACACGTTTATGTCGAATATTTGCTTTGAATGGTATTGGAAGCGACTGGCAGTGTATATTGTCCTACGACATTATCGAAAATGGTCTAAATACAATCGGACGCTTAAAGAATTCAATAGCCCAACGCATTAACGTTGCCTATGAATGTGGATTTGATGTAATTTGCGTTTTCGCCGATCAATGTccaatttcccaaaaattgtatagTATTTGTAAAACGTTTAATAGTGGGGATAATTTCAAGGCCAAATACTTGCCGCAATTGTCTTCCTGCAATCCGTTAGACAAGCAAATATGGTTCATTCAAGCAATCAACGTCAAAGGCCACTTTGACGTTGATTGCGACATGATAACGAGAGCTAAAAACTTTTACCCGGAAGCTTGCGTAAATCATTTCCGTCCAAAAGGATATTACTACGGCATTAGAGACTTTGAAGCGGTACAGAATGTATTCGCAAacggaataataaataaaatcaaggAAATAAAATCAGAAAGTGAGACAAAAGCAAAGACGGTTGAGTTTTTGGAGAGAATGAAGGCATTCGTAGaatgtttttctaatttatcAAGAGACAATTATG AATCTGTTTTAAACGAATggataatatttttcaattcgCATGGATGCAGTAAAGTAAAAAGTTGCCTGTCTGGGTTCAAGTTCACTGCCGATGATTGCTTTAATTGCAATGAAGATATATATTCAATAGACATCCAAAAATGTTTCACAGAATGGATAgaagaattatttttctatattagGAGCTATCCGTTTACAACGAAATTAACTTTGGATGTTTTACGATTTCATATTGGGCGGATATTGTCCTCATATATCGCCAAAGGAACAGTTCGAGTGCAGTTATGTGCCAATTCCAAATTCTTATTAAACGAAATCAAATATTACGGTATTAAAACAtcttatttacaaaatatcacgCCCTCGTAA
- the ND-B18 gene encoding NADH dehydrogenase (ubiquinone) B18 subunit translates to MGNAYARAVHPDVTPGPDCVPTFDPLLGAPNRKERVMKATTEEMISAKLPLADRDYCADKLLKYRSCRADVFPFLYKCHHEKHEYMTCEFEDYVLRMKEFERERRLLERQKRLDAAA, encoded by the coding sequence ATGGGCAACGCATACGCACGAGCTGTTCATCCCGATGTAACGCCCGGTCCAGATTGTGTGCCTACTTTCGATCCTCTTTTGGGTGCACCAAATCGAAAAGAGCGTGTTATGAAGGCAACAACAGAAGAaatgatttcggcaaaattacCATTGGCCGATCGTGATTATTGTGCTGATAAGCTTCTGAAATACCGTTCCTGTCGGGCTGATGTGTTTCCCTTCCTTTACAAATGCCATCATGAGAAGCACGAATACATGACGTGCGAATTTGAGGACTACGTCTTACGTATGAAAGAGTTTGAAAGGGAGAGGAGGCTGTTGGAGCGCCAGAAGCGGTTGGATGCTGCAGCTTAG
- the Klp98A gene encoding kinesin-like protein 98A isoform X1 — translation MSSSIKVAVRVRPFNSREEDMDAVCIVEMDNKKTRLSKPKLQAQRDAGRENYHDFTFDYSYWSFDKNDNHFATQEQVYNDLGTDVIDCAFQGYNACVFAYGQTGSGKTFTMMGAPDNPGLIPRICSELFARMRVGQESGTGYKTHASYLEIYNERVKDLLGPQTNAHGLRVREHRTLGPYVENLSQHSVADFDEIQECITRGNIQRTTASTNMNDTSSRSHAIFTITFVQAGYMNDMPSETVSKIHLVDLAGSERANATGATGQRLKEGAHINKSLVTLGSVISALAEQTTANGSTSKRVLYIPYRDSILTWLLKDSLGGNSKTIMIAALSPADCNYSETLSTLRYANRAKNIINKPTINEDPNVKLIRELRDEINKLKSMLSGDLQTLQPSLKMLEDLQKKEAQEKVLTEEWTEKWKEAQSILQEQKSLGLRKSGVGVVLDSEMPHLIGIHNDITTGVTLYSLKEGETFIGTDEAEIPPDIELTGDGIRPQHCTIILKDGICTLHPSPLAQCWLNAHLIDEPTNISQGDIILLGRTNIFRFNNPTEAARLRKEYNRSQLDMSRLSLITSSRENLLTSSFCLDDDSNSSMSGSMISSPSKRNDRQYYPTKPMSRDDPELQDENRKILETIENALKQLNIERVQMHDQYKTKVQKLTDELRQLEKEEKNSLDLLRCREEELLARKDMLLWEKNNEKVQIDIVCRQISALQTQLDSKKRDFSEYVAKELQELQDCGKLDEIDIKVDPSTPLSDELLLQAAESLDLFASQFIKDTVRRNNDDIRRLDEQVANKESILSSSTAKIAQVDENLLQIEEELQKLLLERKHKEMDNENQLALKKESLQLQLSKKGTTDMNVQTESDVSYSTCDTFHTAQTNLSSNLSSPTIADDDITPLSNCTLSSGGEIEDDDDTISDSGIRKSKTSSPTSSTTNSTEPNSTSSAAASGSHKKLIGLPNAVMSDSGVCLDPIRGMNSVKAPGDLTKLNSTANGFKGENVHCNSDDETASCSSCEINPNIDSLHSHCPMHNLRRKIAAQKALIMKNLEMNVNKAKLDEQIAELQDLQKRYVIMEKQALENVNSIEDHHLCCNPIQDYDHNEDDNNESNAPTEGTSSYMMPSMTRSWPSVRDDYAETEHFITVPTFVIRGAGKQTHYEYEVRIALPDGKLNILRRYSRFRELHMSMKNLYGAKIAALPFPRRELFASNSEAVAKHRRRLLELYLRRLFVVCSRIPQCPIYEGPGAPGLTRKTLADFSPFFKKGLFENGRHGTG, via the exons ATGTCTTCGTCCATAAAAGTTGCAGTAAGGGTTCGCCCTTTCAATTCAAG GGAGGAGGATATGGACGCAGTTTGTATCGTTGAAATGGACAATAAGAAAACTCGACTGTCAAAACCGAAATTACAAGCTCAAAGAGATGCTGGACGGGAAAACTACCACGATTTCACATTTGACTATTCATATTGGTCTTTCGACAAAAACGATAACCATTTTGCTACACAGGAACAAGTTTACAATGATTTGGGAACAGATGTAATAGATTGTGCGTTTCAAG GTTACAATGCCTGCGTTTTTGCCTATGGACAGACCGGGTCAGGTAAAACATTCACCATGATGGGTGCCCCAGATAATCCCGGGCTTATACCAAGAATTTGCTCTGAACTGTTTGCGAGAATGCGAGTTGGTCAAGAATCTGGCACTGGCTATAAAACTCATGCCAGCTACTTGGAAATTTACAATGAACGTGTCAAAGATCTTCTGGGCCCTCAAACCAATGCTCATGGGCTCCGAGTACGTGAACATCGCACATTGGGTCCATATGTGGAAAATTTGTCTCAACATTCCGTGgctgatttcgatgaaattcagGAGTGCATTACACGAGGAAATATACAACGCACAACAGCTAGCACCAATATGAACGATACAAGTAGTCGTAGTCACGCAATATTCACTATTACCTTTGTGCAGGCCGGCTACATGAATGACATGCCGAGTGAAACTGTTTCCAAAATTCATTTGGTCGATTTGGCTGGAAG TGAACGAGCAAATGCCACCGGAGCTACGGGACAGCGACTGAAAGAAGGAGCCCACATTAATAAATCTTTGGTGACATTAGGAAG cGTTATATCCGCCTTGGCTGAACAAACCACTGCCAATGGAAGTACCTCAAAACGGGTGCTCTATATACCCTATAGGGATTCTATCCTAACTTGGCTTCTAAAGGATAGCTTGGGAGGAAACAGCAAGACTATAATGATAGCCGCCCTTTCCCCTGCAGACTGTAATTACAGTGAGACCTTGAGCACCCTACGTTATGCGAATAGAGCCAAGAACATTATTAACAAACCAACAATTAACGAAGATCCCAATGTCAAACTTATTCGAGAATTAAGAGATGAAATCAATAAGTTGAAATCGATGTTAAGTGGCGATCTG CAAACGTTGCAACCTTCGCTAAAGATGTTGGAAGATCTACAGAAAAAGGAGGCACAAGAAAAAGTTCTCACCGAAGAATGGACAGAGAAGTGGAAAGAAGCCCAATCTATTTTGCAAGAGCAAAAAAGTTTGGGACTACGAAAATCAGGTGTGGGCGTAGTATTGGACTCGGAAATGCCACATCTTATTGGTATTCACAATGACATAACCACAGGTGTGACTTTGTATAGCCTCAAGGAAGGGGAAACATTCATTGGTACAGACGAGGCTGAAATACCACCAGATATCGAATTAACCGGCGATGGTATACGACCCCAACATTGCACCATCATTCTAAAGGACGGCATTTGTACGTTACATCCCTCACCATTGGCCCAGTGTTGGCTTAATGCTCATTTGATCGACGAACCCACAAATATATCTCAGGGCGATATAATATTGCTAGGCCGAACAAACATTTTCCGTTTTAACAATCCCACTGAAGCCGCTCGTCTACGCAAGGAATACAATCGTTCCCAGCTGGATATGTCGCGGCTATCACTTATAACATCATCCCGAGAGAATCTGTTAACATCTAGCTTTTGCTTAGATGACGACTCAAATTCTTCGATGAGCGGTAGTATGATATCATCTCCATCAAAGAGAAATGATAGGCAATATTATCCCACTAAACCAATGTCTCGTGATGATCCCGAGTTGCAGGACGAAAatcgtaaaattttggaaactatTGAGAATGCATTAAAACAATTGAACATCGAGCGAGTTCAAATGCATGACCAGTACAAGACCAAAGTCCAAAAGTTGACCGATGAATTAAGACAATTGGAAAAGGAGGAGAAGAACAGTTTAGATCTATTAAGGTGTCGTGAGGAAGAACTTCTGGCTCGAAAGGATATGTTGTTGTGGGAGAAAAACAACGAGAAAGTGCAG ATTGATATTGTGTGTAGACAAATATCTGCCTTGCAGACACAGCTCGATTCCAAGAAACGTGATTTTTCTGAGTACGTCGCCAAAGAACTGCAAGAGCTTCAAGACTGTGGAAAATTGGACGAG ATCGACATAAAAGTGGATCCGTCGACTCCATTATCAGACGAATTGTTATTGCAGGCAGCTGAATCGTTGGACCTATTCGCATCGCAATTCATTAAGGATACCGTCAGAAGAAAT AATGATGATATACGCCGCTTGGACGAGCAAGTGGCCAATAAAGAATCTATTTTGAGTTCAAGCACGGCAAAAATCGCCCAGGTCGATGAAAATCTTTTGCAAATTGAAGAAGAATTGCAAAAGCTATTACTGGAACGCAAGCACAAAGAAATGGACAATGAAAATCAGCTGGCGTTGAAAAAGGAGAG CTTGCAATTGCAACTATCGAAAAAAGGCACGACCGATATGAATGTGCAGACCGAGAGCGACGTCTCATATTCCACATGCGACACATTCCATACTGCTCAAACTAACTTGAGTTCGAATCTTAGTTCACCTACAATAGCAGATGACGACATTACTCCCCTCAGTAATTGTACATTGTCTTCCGGAGGGGAAATTGAGGATGATGACGACACCATTTCCGATTCAGGTATTAGGAAATCGAAGACTTCCTCACCCACATCGTCAACAACGAACAGCACAGAGCCGAATTCGACCAGTAGTGCTGCTGCAAGTGGCAGCCACAAAAAGTTAATCGGACTACCAAACGCTGTAATGAGTGATAGTGGTGTTTGTTTGGATCCTATACGAGGCATGAATTCTGTAAAGGCTCCTGGAGATTTGACGAAACTTAATTCGACCGCCAATGGCTTTAAGGGTGAAAATGTCCATTGCAATTCAGACGACGAAACAGCATCTTGTTCTTCCTGTGAGATAAACCCCAATATTGATAGTTTACACTCTCATTGTCCCATGCACAATCTGAGGCGTAAAATTGCTGCCCAGAAGGCATTAATAATGAAAAATCTTGAAATGAATGTAAATAAAGCTAAACTAGACGAGCAAATAGCCGAGTTGCAAGATCTTCAAAAACGTTATGTTATAATGGAAAAACAAGCACTGGAAAATGTTAATAGCATCGAAGATCATCACCTATGTTGTAATCCTATACAAGACTATGATCACAACGAAGATGACAATAATGAGAGCAATGCTCCCACAGAAGGTACATCGTCCTATATGATGCCCAGTATGACAAGGTCTTGGCCATCGGTTAGGGATGATTACG CTGAGactgaacattttattaccgTACCAACGTTTGTCATAAGAGGGGCAGGCAAACAAACTCACTATGAGTATGAAGTGCGTATAGCATTGCCCGATGGAAAATTGAATATATTGCGGCGTTACAGTCGCTTTCGAGAGCTACATATGAGCATGAAGAATCTCTATGGTGCCAAG ATTGCCGCATTACCCTTCCCTCGAAGAGAGTTGTTCGCCTCTAATAGTGAGGCGGTTGCCAAACATCGACGTCGTTTGTTAGAACTCTATTTGCGACGCCTTTTTGTTGTATGCTCGAGAATACCCCAATGTCCCATATACGAAGGTCCTGGAGCTCCTGGCCTCACACGAAAAACTTTAGCCGACTTCTCGCCGTTTTTCAAAAAGGGGCTCTTCGAGAACGGCAGGCACGGGACGGGATAA